The following are encoded in a window of Paenibacillus polymyxa genomic DNA:
- a CDS encoding polysaccharide deacetylase family protein: protein MEKGYSHSRTMEHRLKRNRKRLIWIAILLFVAGCITFIAIKVSDNKTQAPTQELAKKTDSVSKDSSKGKAVSPKSDPEVEDGAFVEKYLKQQMLGQMPDGADGKKVAYLSFDDGPSVTVTPKILDILKKQKVKATFFIVGKEADENEHTRNIIKRIVKEGHAIGNHTYSHNYKYLYPNRRVSTDHVMQEIERNNKVLKSILGPEFTTRMIRFPGGHMTWNRRDPQGMAALDKVLLQKDYHQVDWNVLTKDAEGASKKAPGLINQFMRSVKGREKAIILMHDTYGKEETAKALPQIIEYLKKQGYEFKVMK from the coding sequence ATGGAAAAGGGCTATTCACATAGTAGGACAATGGAGCACCGCTTGAAGAGGAACAGAAAAAGGCTCATTTGGATTGCTATTTTATTATTTGTGGCAGGTTGTATTACTTTCATTGCAATAAAGGTCTCAGATAACAAAACACAGGCGCCAACACAGGAGCTTGCTAAAAAAACAGATTCCGTATCCAAGGACTCATCAAAAGGTAAAGCGGTCTCTCCAAAAAGCGACCCCGAAGTAGAAGATGGTGCCTTTGTCGAAAAATATTTAAAGCAGCAAATGCTAGGGCAGATGCCCGATGGAGCCGATGGTAAAAAAGTGGCCTACTTATCCTTTGATGATGGTCCATCCGTGACGGTAACACCTAAAATATTGGACATTCTGAAAAAACAGAAGGTCAAGGCAACCTTTTTTATCGTAGGAAAAGAAGCCGATGAAAATGAACATACCAGGAACATTATCAAAAGAATTGTTAAAGAGGGTCATGCGATAGGAAACCACACGTACTCTCATAATTATAAGTATTTATATCCTAACAGGCGGGTAAGCACGGACCATGTTATGCAGGAAATTGAGAGGAACAATAAGGTGTTAAAAAGTATTCTGGGGCCAGAATTCACCACAAGAATGATCCGGTTTCCTGGGGGCCACATGACATGGAATAGAAGAGATCCACAGGGGATGGCTGCTTTGGATAAAGTCTTACTGCAAAAGGACTATCACCAGGTAGATTGGAATGTATTAACGAAGGATGCAGAGGGAGCATCCAAGAAAGCCCCTGGACTAATCAACCAATTTATGAGATCAGTGAAAGGTCGAGAAAAAGCCATCATACTCATGCATGACACCTATGGTAAAGAAGAAACTGCAAAAGCTTTGCCGCAAATTATAGAATATCTAAAAAAACAGGGATATGAGTTTAAGGTTATGAAGTAA
- a CDS encoding glycoside hydrolase family 88/105 protein: MANPTSQPTTSPTKTISWAVRMSDSVLQRSPEFYEKWEYDHGVIYRGLEWVGELTGDPKYMEFIKKHMDHFVDENGVIQRYKVDEYNIDHVNNGKLLFSLYRATGDERYKKAAYQLRSQLEKHPRTSEGAFWHKQIYPYQIWLDGLYMGAPFYAEFIREFGDPSEFDDVTLQFKLCYEHTRDPETGLLYHAWDEKGEQHWCNPETGCSKNFWGRSMGWFVMALVDVLDYIPEDHADRPVLIDMLTETLEALLKVRDKESGVFYQVLNLGHVKGNYLEASASCMILYAIAKGVRKGYLPEQYRQEAEIIRKGIIDEFITITEEGLVNLNKTVQVSGLGGKDRRDGTFAYYISEPIITNDPKGIGAFIQAMGEAERI, translated from the coding sequence ATGGCAAATCCAACATCACAACCAACCACCAGTCCTACAAAAACAATTTCTTGGGCTGTACGTATGAGCGATTCCGTTCTGCAACGGAGCCCGGAATTTTATGAAAAATGGGAATATGACCACGGTGTCATTTACAGAGGTCTGGAATGGGTTGGCGAACTGACAGGCGATCCCAAGTACATGGAATTTATAAAAAAACATATGGACCATTTTGTTGACGAAAATGGCGTAATTCAGCGCTATAAAGTAGATGAGTACAATATTGACCACGTGAATAACGGCAAGCTGCTCTTCTCGCTGTATCGTGCCACAGGAGATGAACGATACAAAAAGGCAGCCTACCAATTACGCAGTCAGCTGGAAAAACACCCACGCACAAGCGAGGGCGCATTCTGGCATAAGCAAATTTATCCGTATCAAATTTGGCTCGACGGCTTGTACATGGGTGCCCCGTTCTATGCTGAATTCATCCGCGAATTCGGAGATCCGTCAGAGTTTGACGATGTGACCCTGCAATTCAAGCTCTGCTACGAACATACGCGTGATCCTGAAACAGGTCTGCTCTACCATGCTTGGGATGAGAAGGGTGAGCAGCATTGGTGCAACCCGGAAACAGGCTGCTCTAAAAATTTCTGGGGACGCTCGATGGGTTGGTTCGTTATGGCACTCGTTGACGTGCTGGACTATATTCCAGAGGATCATGCAGATCGTCCCGTTCTGATTGATATGCTGACGGAAACACTGGAAGCCCTGCTGAAAGTGCGTGATAAAGAAAGTGGAGTCTTTTATCAAGTGCTCAACCTGGGCCATGTGAAAGGCAACTATCTGGAGGCCTCTGCTTCCTGCATGATTCTCTATGCTATTGCCAAGGGCGTTCGCAAAGGCTATCTGCCAGAGCAATATCGTCAAGAGGCAGAAATCATCCGTAAGGGTATTATCGATGAATTTATCACGATCACTGAAGAAGGACTTGTGAATCTGAACAAAACGGTGCAAGTAAGCGGTTTGGGTGGCAAGGATCGTCGGGACGGTACCTTCGCTTACTATATCAGCGAGCCGATTATAACCAACGACCCCAAAGGTATCGGTGCTTTCATTCAGGCGATGGGTGAAGCAGAGCGCATCTAA
- a CDS encoding AbrB/MazE/SpoVT family DNA-binding domain-containing protein: MPHVKMTKNLDPTGRLVIPKEILYTCGIFHGHSIEFFADEKTGTLLLQRHYGQSCHFCLSTEKLSKLKGFLICKNCNYMLKIVSMREQVFQPKEIMAQLLLDLYENHPHATQQQYASMLGISEARISQLIQQVFNQASTPLEK, translated from the coding sequence ATGCCTCATGTAAAAATGACAAAAAACTTAGACCCTACAGGGCGCTTGGTCATTCCCAAGGAAATCCTGTATACATGCGGTATTTTTCACGGTCATTCTATTGAATTTTTTGCAGATGAAAAGACGGGTACGCTATTACTACAAAGACACTACGGTCAGTCTTGTCATTTTTGCCTCTCTACCGAAAAATTAAGTAAATTGAAAGGCTTTCTGATATGTAAAAATTGCAACTATATGCTCAAGATCGTATCTATGCGTGAACAAGTCTTTCAACCCAAAGAGATCATGGCCCAACTTCTTTTAGATCTGTATGAAAACCATCCACATGCTACACAACAGCAATATGCTAGCATGTTGGGTATCTCAGAAGCTCGCATAAGCCAGCTCATACAACAAGTGTTTAATCAAGCAAGTACCCCACTGGAGAAATGA
- a CDS encoding aspartyl-phosphate phosphatase Spo0E family protein translates to MNPDETLNQQLEDARQRLHELYGLYGFGHARVLEQSMFLDELINQYNRMFQTRKQTQLV, encoded by the coding sequence ATGAATCCAGATGAAACGTTAAATCAACAGTTGGAAGATGCTAGGCAACGATTGCATGAGCTTTATGGACTATATGGTTTCGGACATGCCCGTGTGCTGGAGCAGTCTATGTTTTTGGATGAACTGATTAATCAGTACAACCGTATGTTTCAGACCAGGAAGCAGACCCAACTGGTGTAA
- a CDS encoding helix-turn-helix domain-containing protein — protein MEITPKIRAELEGYLKQAGLSMTEFGHIAGMNPGTVSGIITGNRTISVHQLDRITLGMNLPTDHFYERYIEESVIDAPLNWKRISPFLYRCVQFQRVDCLQKVVSVLLDNLGYIPYLFALAEDCYEQDYREAAAYLYENIAEGEKQQHSERLALCHYRLFTIAIGKDQNLNFDAAAKFESFVHRLHEVDQLDGLKDLANVYRALSQWDKVYKYAKQMGQLGGIYYEMVHNSERKEKEPQKKLSRPLFVYIAYAELMCANACDAKGDHEQALVHLQGYADLSWVKESDPDTLHWLGLFQHWAKINTYVNKLMSGDVSVLPNYVEYMAGEKYIFNELLNVIEAANRYHIDVDHILQRFEPQITAYQEPSPADIRQQYLPQQYARFWYKMAKYSLNKGRYSYGFKCLIDALEKAGTINHVLLIANCAGLFDCFRAYAAPEILAQYHSTYQEVWKENDQKDGFALGSS, from the coding sequence ATGGAAATCACACCTAAGATTAGAGCAGAATTAGAAGGATACCTAAAACAAGCAGGCTTGAGCATGACCGAGTTTGGACACATTGCTGGCATGAATCCGGGTACGGTGAGCGGTATTATAACAGGTAATCGTACCATTTCGGTGCACCAATTGGATCGCATTACGTTAGGAATGAATTTACCAACAGACCATTTCTATGAAAGATATATTGAAGAAAGTGTGATAGATGCACCGCTGAACTGGAAAAGAATTAGCCCGTTCTTGTACCGCTGTGTGCAGTTTCAGCGTGTAGACTGTTTGCAAAAAGTAGTAAGTGTACTGCTGGATAATCTGGGCTATATTCCTTATCTCTTTGCATTAGCAGAGGATTGTTATGAACAAGATTATCGGGAAGCAGCGGCTTACTTATACGAGAACATCGCCGAGGGCGAAAAACAGCAGCATTCGGAACGACTTGCACTCTGCCATTATCGCTTGTTCACTATTGCGATAGGAAAAGACCAGAATCTCAATTTCGACGCAGCGGCCAAATTTGAATCATTCGTCCATCGTTTGCATGAAGTGGACCAACTGGATGGGCTGAAAGATTTGGCGAATGTGTACAGAGCATTGAGCCAGTGGGACAAGGTATATAAGTATGCAAAGCAGATGGGACAGCTAGGTGGAATATACTATGAGATGGTTCATAACTCTGAGCGCAAGGAAAAAGAACCACAAAAGAAGCTAAGCAGGCCGCTGTTTGTATACATAGCTTACGCCGAATTGATGTGTGCTAATGCCTGTGATGCGAAGGGAGATCATGAGCAGGCATTAGTACACCTTCAAGGCTATGCTGATCTAAGCTGGGTCAAGGAGAGTGACCCGGACACGCTCCATTGGTTGGGTTTATTTCAGCATTGGGCAAAAATTAATACGTACGTGAACAAGCTGATGTCGGGAGATGTGAGTGTCCTGCCCAATTATGTAGAATATATGGCAGGCGAAAAATATATTTTCAACGAACTCTTAAACGTCATTGAAGCAGCCAATCGTTATCATATTGATGTGGATCATATCCTTCAGCGCTTTGAACCTCAAATTACGGCGTATCAGGAGCCGTCCCCTGCTGACATTAGGCAACAATATTTGCCACAGCAGTATGCACGGTTTTGGTACAAGATGGCTAAATACAGCCTAAATAAAGGAAGATATTCATATGGCTTCAAATGTTTAATAGACGCTTTAGAAAAAGCTGGTACAATTAATCACGTACTACTTATTGCCAATTGTGCAGGTTTATTTGACTGCTTCAGGGCATATGCCGCTCCTGAAATATTGGCTCAGTATCATTCTACCTACCAGGAGGTGTGGAAAGAAAATGATCAAAAAGATGGCTTTGCTCTTGGCAGCAGCTAG
- a CDS encoding AbrB/MazE/SpoVT family DNA-binding domain-containing protein, whose protein sequence is MKNTGMTRSLDSLRRIVIPKEMRMSMGIDVGDPIEFYMDIETVFLSMRKYIGVACNLCNADEDLTYFRDSLLCKTCIQEFKENIAVSRTPAPMAKKPVHKGKRVNQSSQKLIQHLRELLHEHPHAKQGEYAQWLGVSKVRISQLKKLL, encoded by the coding sequence ATGAAGAATACAGGTATGACTCGCTCTTTAGATTCGTTACGACGAATCGTTATTCCTAAAGAAATGCGGATGTCTATGGGGATAGATGTTGGCGATCCTATAGAATTTTATATGGATATCGAAACGGTTTTTTTGAGTATGCGAAAGTATATCGGGGTCGCTTGTAACCTATGTAATGCTGATGAAGATCTGACCTATTTTAGGGATTCACTTTTATGTAAGACCTGTATACAAGAGTTCAAAGAAAATATAGCCGTAAGCCGCACTCCTGCTCCAATGGCTAAGAAACCTGTGCACAAAGGAAAGAGAGTAAACCAATCATCACAAAAATTAATCCAACACCTAAGGGAACTTCTGCATGAGCATCCCCATGCCAAGCAGGGCGAATATGCACAATGGCTTGGCGTGTCAAAAGTCCGTATATCGCAGCTTAAAAAGTTGTTGTAG
- a CDS encoding DUF2339 domain-containing protein — protein MEDFKDRLHTIREEQNKLLKEYQTLIADYEASDIILENEVLRKKFEDYQARCIHLEERVRHIEQENGKLRTALTEQMLSEKANMIRISREKLETYFASRTTEGENRLTSFEYGAKNRVDQLIQQTTHELKEDQDEIVARLRLFSEEIRDRIMEQRRRFQEAERQLLHQTASEFQQLGEEEISEETMQKRMKQNQFEMKLGLNWINKLGILLIILGVGAAFKYSYSNWFTGNMKGVAFFLLGALMLGGGEWLYRKQKQTFALGILGGGISVLYGSIFYSYFLLEIIGMYTGIGLSVLVTVTAVLLSLRYESRTICSFGLVGGYLPLFSYMAANGLEGNAVYIAMGYLFLLNLLILLVSFRKRWVVVQYISFLLNTPLMIVLAWLSESTVASILYAVITFAMYLGMTLWVPFRLKTKLSWLDFSLLALNTVVSCSVLYSLFGDAGLDDYKGLLALVFCLVYGGLGQWVRRYIPEEKQTKILFYATSLTFAILMIPFQFGVRWLSMGWLIEAVLLTLYGHRYRLKELERAGWGILLLCLGAFFFVDFPIYLLSGFETDYFGLKYTLITLGMLIVTVFYAIEFSRPNAFKNNRLYEMHIMQGFKYVALVNVYFYLLYEAGHWYNIVLSDEFAHYTLYKVLLYACVSLVLAYFLPKVRLLYDRVIKYYSLALYVIGYALALVITVTVPTLHENYAQNTAADYVALVVLAAFNVLVFFSSRDFLNALMTRHYRSNELYPVIMGVYLLGIITAFLGVQFRLGDAGLVFSLVYLLLAILYIVYGFLKRVVYIRRFGLGLTLLSTGKLLLYDLHLLTTGSTIVAYFSFGVVLLAISYIYQKVSNRMGETIIKKDVEENM, from the coding sequence ATGGAGGATTTTAAAGATCGTTTACATACGATCCGCGAAGAACAGAACAAGCTGCTCAAGGAGTATCAAACATTAATCGCGGACTATGAAGCCTCAGATATCATTTTGGAGAATGAGGTTCTGCGAAAAAAGTTCGAGGATTATCAGGCTCGCTGCATTCACTTGGAAGAGCGAGTACGACATATTGAGCAGGAAAATGGAAAATTGCGCACTGCGCTGACGGAGCAAATGCTGAGCGAAAAGGCGAATATGATTCGCATTTCGCGTGAAAAGCTGGAGACCTATTTTGCTTCCAGAACCACAGAAGGGGAAAATCGGCTGACATCCTTTGAATATGGGGCTAAAAACCGGGTGGACCAGCTTATTCAGCAAACTACGCATGAGCTTAAAGAAGATCAGGACGAGATCGTCGCCAGATTACGCCTGTTCTCAGAGGAGATTCGAGACCGAATCATGGAGCAACGCAGGCGGTTTCAGGAGGCCGAGCGCCAATTGCTTCATCAGACGGCAAGCGAGTTTCAGCAACTCGGAGAAGAAGAGATCAGCGAGGAAACGATGCAGAAGCGCATGAAGCAAAATCAGTTTGAAATGAAGCTAGGCTTGAACTGGATCAACAAGCTGGGGATTTTGCTCATTATATTGGGTGTGGGAGCCGCTTTTAAATACTCATATTCGAACTGGTTCACAGGAAATATGAAGGGCGTGGCCTTCTTTCTGCTAGGAGCGCTGATGCTAGGAGGCGGCGAATGGCTGTACCGCAAGCAGAAGCAGACCTTTGCGCTCGGTATTTTGGGCGGCGGTATTTCTGTACTGTACGGATCGATTTTTTACAGCTACTTTTTGTTAGAAATCATAGGAATGTATACAGGCATAGGCTTGTCCGTACTCGTTACGGTGACCGCTGTGCTACTGTCATTAAGGTATGAATCTCGAACGATATGCTCTTTCGGCTTAGTAGGGGGGTATCTTCCGCTCTTTTCTTATATGGCAGCCAACGGGCTGGAAGGGAACGCCGTGTATATCGCCATGGGCTATTTGTTCCTGTTAAACCTGCTGATTCTGCTTGTATCCTTCCGCAAACGCTGGGTCGTCGTGCAATATATCAGCTTTCTGCTTAATACGCCCTTGATGATTGTGCTGGCGTGGTTATCGGAAAGCACCGTAGCGAGCATACTGTATGCAGTCATTACATTTGCGATGTACCTCGGGATGACACTGTGGGTGCCGTTCCGTTTAAAAACAAAACTGTCATGGCTGGATTTCTCCCTATTGGCTCTGAATACAGTCGTGAGCTGTTCCGTTCTGTATTCTCTATTCGGCGATGCAGGCCTGGATGATTATAAAGGCTTGCTGGCTCTGGTCTTTTGCTTGGTGTACGGAGGTCTGGGACAATGGGTCCGTCGATATATTCCAGAGGAGAAACAAACTAAAATATTATTTTATGCGACTTCTTTGACCTTTGCCATCCTCATGATTCCGTTCCAGTTTGGAGTTAGATGGTTATCTATGGGGTGGTTGATCGAAGCAGTTCTTCTTACATTATATGGACACCGTTACCGGTTGAAGGAATTGGAACGAGCTGGCTGGGGCATTTTATTACTGTGTCTGGGCGCATTCTTTTTCGTCGATTTCCCTATATATCTATTGTCAGGATTTGAGACAGACTATTTCGGACTCAAATATACGCTCATTACACTGGGAATGTTGATCGTTACCGTCTTCTATGCGATTGAATTTAGCCGTCCGAATGCTTTCAAAAACAATCGGTTGTACGAAATGCATATCATGCAAGGATTTAAATATGTAGCTTTGGTGAACGTATATTTCTACCTTTTGTATGAAGCCGGGCATTGGTATAACATCGTCTTATCCGACGAGTTTGCTCATTACACCTTGTACAAAGTATTGTTGTATGCCTGCGTATCGCTGGTGTTGGCTTATTTCCTGCCTAAGGTGAGGTTGCTGTATGATCGGGTGATTAAATACTACAGCTTGGCGTTGTACGTCATAGGCTACGCGCTGGCACTGGTGATTACTGTAACGGTTCCGACCTTGCATGAAAATTATGCGCAAAATACGGCTGCTGATTATGTGGCATTGGTGGTACTCGCAGCCTTTAATGTGCTGGTATTCTTCAGCAGCAGGGATTTCCTGAACGCACTGATGACCCGACATTATAGAAGTAATGAGTTGTATCCGGTCATTATGGGTGTATATTTGCTGGGCATCATAACCGCCTTTCTCGGAGTTCAGTTCCGTCTGGGGGATGCAGGTCTTGTGTTCAGTCTGGTGTATTTGCTACTAGCCATTTTGTATATTGTATACGGCTTCCTCAAGCGAGTGGTCTACATTCGCAGATTTGGATTGGGCTTGACCTTGCTGTCGACAGGTAAGCTGCTGTTGTATGATCTACATCTGTTAACAACTGGAAGCACGATTGTAGCCTACTTCTCTTTTGGTGTTGTACTGTTGGCGATTTCGTATATTTATCAAAAAGTATCTAATCGCATGGGAGAGACCATAATAAAGAAGGATGTTGAAGAAAATATGTAG
- a CDS encoding sodium-dependent transporter → MNLSKGQNSLSDKNERFSSAGFILAAIGSAAGLGNIWKFPYITGQYGGAAFFLLFIVCLLLVGLPVLLAELALGRAGRGSAASAMVKVGGHPIWGKMSIMFVIVPFVILSFYAIVGGWTLHYAVEAFSGNLFSNNDFAGQFASFSSGYAPLVWLLVVFAFTAVVVTLGVSNGIEKFNKILIPAKVILLLVLMINALMLPGSGAGVSFFLNPDFSKLSIESALVALGHAFFSLSLGMGIMITYGAYVDRRQSLGGAMLAVGGGDLIYAFIAGMIIFPTTFSFGINPAQGPSLVFIALPAAFSAMPFGAFFGGLFFVLLAVAALGSMVSLLEVPVAYVMERMRWSRVRSVLVVSVLCLMLGVPSALSMGLVPELKVGDKSFFDFVDFTASNIFLPLGGLLIVIFTGYYWKTAAEHANIKPFWFNVWLFGLRYVAPILMLLVFLHTSGIIKF, encoded by the coding sequence ATGAATTTGAGCAAGGGGCAGAATAGCCTGTCTGATAAAAATGAACGCTTCTCGTCTGCTGGATTTATATTGGCGGCGATCGGCAGTGCGGCAGGACTGGGTAATATTTGGAAATTTCCGTATATTACAGGACAATATGGTGGAGCTGCATTTTTCTTATTGTTTATTGTCTGCCTGTTGCTTGTTGGTTTGCCTGTACTTTTAGCGGAGCTTGCGCTTGGTCGTGCAGGTCGAGGAAGTGCTGCTTCTGCAATGGTAAAAGTAGGCGGTCATCCGATTTGGGGCAAGATGAGCATCATGTTTGTTATCGTGCCGTTTGTTATCTTGTCGTTCTATGCCATTGTAGGGGGCTGGACACTGCATTATGCCGTTGAGGCATTTAGCGGAAATCTGTTTTCGAATAATGATTTTGCTGGACAGTTCGCTTCTTTTTCCTCCGGCTATGCGCCGTTGGTTTGGCTGTTAGTTGTTTTTGCATTTACAGCAGTCGTGGTAACTCTTGGGGTATCGAACGGGATTGAAAAGTTCAATAAAATTTTGATTCCTGCCAAGGTCATCCTGTTGCTCGTGTTGATGATTAACGCTCTTATGCTGCCAGGCTCTGGTGCGGGCGTATCCTTCTTTCTGAATCCCGACTTCTCTAAGCTAAGTATAGAGTCTGCATTGGTTGCTTTGGGACATGCCTTCTTCTCACTCTCACTGGGGATGGGAATTATGATCACGTACGGTGCGTACGTAGATCGCCGTCAATCGCTGGGTGGAGCTATGCTGGCAGTTGGTGGCGGAGATTTAATCTATGCGTTTATCGCAGGTATGATTATTTTCCCTACAACCTTTTCCTTCGGAATTAATCCGGCTCAAGGACCATCGCTGGTTTTCATTGCTTTACCGGCTGCTTTCTCGGCAATGCCTTTTGGTGCATTCTTCGGCGGTTTGTTCTTCGTACTGCTGGCGGTTGCTGCATTAGGTTCTATGGTATCCTTGCTGGAAGTTCCAGTAGCCTATGTCATGGAGCGTATGCGTTGGAGCCGGGTTCGCTCCGTTCTCGTCGTATCGGTCCTGTGCTTGATGCTGGGCGTCCCTTCTGCATTGTCCATGGGGCTGGTGCCTGAACTAAAAGTAGGGGATAAATCATTCTTTGATTTCGTAGACTTTACCGCATCCAACATCTTCTTACCGTTAGGCGGTTTGTTGATTGTTATATTCACAGGTTATTACTGGAAGACTGCGGCTGAGCATGCGAACATCAAACCCTTCTGGTTCAACGTATGGTTATTCGGTCTTCGGTATGTTGCACCGATCCTGATGTTGTTGGTCTTCCTTCATACTTCAGGTATCATCAAATTTTAA
- a CDS encoding acyltransferase family protein yields the protein MKSNRLSSQRRYMPGLDGLRALAVIAVIVYHLNPDWLPGGLLGVGVFFTLSGYLITDILVSQWDTYHSFKMKDFWLRRARRLLPAMLTVVAVIVLCSLLFDPSRLTALRGDVPAALVYMSNWWFIFHQVSYFESFGPPSPLGHLWSLAVEEQFYILWPLLLALGLKFMPKRIVLAGWVTCLALISALLMAVIYVPGSDPSRVYYGTDTRGFALLIGAALALVWPSGKLKEQASAKARMLLDSIGAISLLLLCHWAWASNEYDPSLYRGGLLGIALVTAIVVAALAHPVSHLGRLLGIKPLRWIGARSYGLYLWHVPVITLTTPQVDTDGVHVLRIILQLLATVLLASLSFKYIEEPIRHGGFRHWITGIRSAVRRQARWRWMPTTTAAVLFVGILVGTVHLYVASPDATIQAASSDENPVAKAKAMPPLHGTVSVASKEPQAIKLQGSEGSKVQTPVPSQTQTPKNTAVQAGTTDDVTKPSEPSDKPKEATPMTGDGSSVTAIGDSVMLDVQSYIQESFPGAVVDGRIGRQMAEAPAVLEQLRQNGQLGKTVIIELGTNGAFTKDQLSDLLASLKDAKRIILVNTRVPRPWESIVNKHLAEAASQDPRITMIDWYGASSGKNSYFEHDGVHLKPKGAKAYASLLAQALTKQS from the coding sequence ATGAAGTCTAATCGGTTGTCGTCACAACGTCGTTATATGCCAGGTTTGGATGGTTTAAGAGCGCTGGCGGTCATCGCAGTCATTGTGTATCATCTGAATCCGGATTGGTTGCCGGGTGGTTTGTTGGGTGTGGGCGTGTTTTTTACTTTGTCGGGGTATCTGATTACAGATATTTTGGTGAGTCAGTGGGATACATATCATAGTTTTAAAATGAAAGATTTCTGGTTGCGTCGTGCCAGAAGGTTGCTGCCTGCCATGTTGACGGTTGTGGCTGTCATTGTCCTGTGCTCGTTGCTTTTCGATCCGTCACGGCTCACGGCCTTGCGCGGAGATGTACCTGCCGCATTGGTGTATATGAGCAATTGGTGGTTTATTTTCCATCAGGTTTCGTATTTTGAAAGTTTTGGCCCACCTTCTCCGCTTGGGCATCTGTGGTCGCTGGCGGTGGAGGAGCAGTTTTATATCCTGTGGCCCTTACTGCTGGCGCTCGGGCTAAAATTCATGCCCAAGCGTATTGTGCTCGCAGGCTGGGTAACTTGTCTGGCATTAATATCTGCGCTCCTGATGGCCGTGATTTACGTACCGGGAAGCGACCCGAGCCGGGTGTATTACGGCACGGATACGCGTGGATTTGCTTTACTAATTGGTGCGGCGCTGGCCTTGGTGTGGCCAAGCGGCAAGCTGAAAGAGCAAGCTTCTGCTAAGGCGCGTATGCTTTTGGATAGCATCGGTGCAATAAGCTTGCTGTTGCTTTGTCACTGGGCGTGGGCCTCGAATGAATATGACCCCTCTCTGTACCGGGGCGGCCTGCTGGGCATAGCTTTAGTCACTGCTATTGTGGTCGCAGCGTTGGCACATCCGGTAAGCCACCTTGGTCGTCTGCTTGGAATCAAGCCGCTACGTTGGATTGGAGCCCGTTCCTACGGACTGTATCTGTGGCATGTTCCGGTTATCACGCTAACGACGCCTCAGGTAGATACCGATGGCGTGCATGTGCTGCGCATCATTTTACAATTGCTAGCTACCGTATTGCTGGCGTCTCTCTCGTTTAAATATATCGAGGAGCCGATCCGCCATGGAGGATTCCGCCACTGGATCACAGGAATCCGTTCTGCGGTTCGTAGACAGGCGCGATGGAGATGGATGCCTACAACTACAGCGGCTGTGCTGTTTGTAGGTATTCTCGTGGGTACCGTCCACCTGTACGTGGCTTCTCCTGATGCAACTATTCAGGCGGCATCAAGCGATGAGAATCCAGTCGCAAAGGCAAAGGCGATGCCGCCGCTTCACGGAACGGTATCCGTGGCTTCCAAGGAGCCTCAAGCCATCAAGCTGCAAGGGTCCGAGGGCAGCAAGGTGCAGACCCCAGTCCCGTCTCAAACCCAGACGCCTAAGAATACGGCGGTCCAGGCTGGTACTACGGACGATGTTACGAAACCGTCGGAACCTTCGGACAAACCCAAAGAAGCTACGCCTATGACAGGTGATGGCTCGAGTGTTACCGCCATTGGAGACTCTGTCATGTTGGATGTACAGTCGTACATTCAGGAATCCTTCCCGGGAGCTGTTGTAGATGGGCGGATCGGCCGTCAGATGGCGGAGGCGCCTGCCGTACTGGAGCAGCTAAGACAGAACGGACAGCTCGGTAAGACGGTTATTATTGAGCTAGGCACGAACGGCGCTTTTACCAAGGACCAGTTATCCGATCTGTTGGCTAGCCTGAAGGATGCGAAGCGTATTATACTTGTGAATACCCGTGTGCCTCGGCCGTGGGAGAGTATTGTGAACAAGCATCTTGCTGAAGCAGCGTCCCAGGACCCGCGAATTACAATGATTGACTGGTACGGAGCCAGCTCTGGTAAAAACTCCTATTTCGAGCATGACGGAGTACATTTGAAACCTAAAGGTGCTAAAGCTTATGCGTCCTTGTTGGCTCAGGCCCTAACGAAGCAATCGTAA